In Actinoplanes lobatus, the DNA window AGGAACGGCTGACCCAGGCGCTGGAGCAGGCCCGCCGCGGTGCCGACCACGACACGGTCGGCCGGGCGGGGGTGGCGCTGGGCCTGTTCCTGCAGCACGAGGGCCGGCTCGGCGAGGCCCGCGCGATCCTGGAGGAGGGCCTGGCCGTGATGGACCCGGTGCATCCGGACGCGCTGGTCGGGCGCAGCCACCTCAGTGCGGTACGCGATGGGCGTACCTGTGGTTGTGGTGACATGCCGTCGACGATCGCCGAGGCGTTCCGCGAGTTCGTGATCACCCGGCTGCCGTCCGACCTGCTCGACCGGCTCGAGGTCGAGATCGTCGACAACGACTTCAAGATCGACGTGCATCTGCTGCGGGAGCCGGCGGAGGCCGAGATCGGGCGGCTCAACGAGGTCTTCGCCACCGCCCAGGCCGAGTTCCGCCACCGCATCACCGACCGGCGCTGAGCTTGGACCCGGGCGGCCTGACCGGCCCGGACGCATATTCGAAGCGGGCTCACCGGAGGCACACCATGCGAGAAGATCATCCGGTCGACCGGCTTGTCGTCGCGCTGGAAGGGGACGCGACGGCATCGATGGTTCAGGTGATGCGCGCCTCGGCTCAGCGGTTTGCTGATCGGCGGGCCTGGGTCCTCGGCCCGCCCAGCTTCCTTGACCGATCGGATGAGCCTGGTGATCGCTGGGTCGGGTTCGGGTTGCGGATCTATACGGCTCTGCCACCATGGGGCGACGAGATCGACCCGCAGGTGGACCGGGCTCACCTGGAGGAAGTCAAGGAGCTGGTCGCCGAGATCTGTCGAATCTCGGAGGAGCATTGTGCTTCGTTCCAAGTCGAGTACGCGGGCGAGTTCATCGGCATGGTGGAGTCCGGTCGAATGGATTCCGGGCTTGCGGACAACCTGATCGGTGAGTGGGAGCGGGTTATCGATGCCGCGAGATCCGCGGAGTGACTGCCGACAGGGAGGCGCTCCCCGTCTCCGGCTGGTCCTACTTCCGGCGTACTCGCCGAGCATCCCTTCCGCCTTCCGCCAGGCCGCGCGAGTTTCATGCCGAAATGCCGCCAAGGAGAATCGCGGCGACGGCAGCGTCGACACGATTCCCACCGCCCAGCATCGTCACTGCGCCCAGTGGCTCTGGTGGTGACATATAACGCCCGCCTTCCAGACTGGTGACCGCAGGGAGAAGTCGATGCCGGTGGCCACCTCTGCGGCTCGTTCCGCGCCGAGCTCCCGCTCAGTCAGCCACAGGCCCAGATCCATTCCAGCGCTCAACGCGCCTGCGGTGACTCGATCACCGTCGTCGACCACCCGTTGCTCGATCACGTTGACGCCGTAGGCGCGTAGTTCGTTGTACGCGTTGCGGTTCGTCGTAGCGCTGCGTCCGGTCAGCAGACCCGCTGCGGCGAGCAGCATCCCGCCTGTGCACACCGACGCCGTCCACCGCGCGGAACCGGCCGCATCAGCCAGCCGCTCGGGCAGGACGCCGCGCTGCGCCTGCGCCCAGGCGCCTTCCTCAGCCCGGTTCACCCATCCACCGCCAACCACGATCACCCCGTCCGGGCGGCCCAGCACGCCGGGAATATCCAACCGGATGCCCCGCATGCTGCGCACCGGACCAGGCTTTCGCACGGCTACCAACTCCACGTCGAACCCGGCGCTGGACAGCACCTCGAACGGGCCGAAGGCGTCAAGCTCGTCGAAGCCGTCGAACACGATGATCTCTATTCGCACCTGCCCAGGCTCGTCGGTCGCGCCCTGGTGTGCCAGTGGCATCCTTGCCGTCATGCGTGAGGAATCGGCCATCCACCGTGTCGCCGTCCTGGCCCTGCCGCCGGTGGTGGCGTTCGACGCCGCCATCGCCACGCAGGTCTTCGGCCACGAGGGTTACGGCCGCTACGAGGCCGTGTTGTGCTCCCTGCAGGCGGGGCCGGTGCCGACCACCACGCCGGGATTCGGTATCACCGTCGCCGCGGGCCTTGAAGCCGTCGCGGCCGCCGACACCGTTATCGTGCCCGGCTTCCGGCGTGGACCGGCGCCGGCGGCCGCGCTCGACGCCCTGCGCGCTGCGCACCAGCGCGGAGCCCGGATCGTCTCCATCTGCAGCGGTGCCTTCGCCTTGGCCCAGGCCGGCCTGCTCGACGGCCGCCGGGCCACCACCCACTGGGCTCACGCCGGCGACCTCGCCCGCGAACACCCCGCCGTGTACGTCGACCCGGCCGTCCTCTACGTCGACGAAGGCACCGTGTTGACCAGCGCCGGGCTCGCCGCCGGCCTCGACCTGTGCCTCTACCTCATCGGTCTCGACCATGGGCAATCGGCAGCGATCCAGCGCGCCCGGCAGATGGTCACCGCACTGCACCGCACCGGTGGGCAAGCCCAATACAGCCTCGCCGGCGCGACCGCGGCAGGCGAGCGGCTCACGAGTGTGACGCAATGGGCGCTGGCCAACCTGCACCAGTCCATCACCGTGGCCGACCTTGCCCGGCAAGCGATGCAATCCACCCGAACGCTCAGCCGCGCCTTCGCGACAGAGCTAGGCACCAGTCCGCGCGCCTGGCTGATCGCCGCCCGGCTGCGCAAAGCCTGCACCCTACTGGAGACCGGCGACCTGACCGTCGAAGAAATCGCCCGGCGCACCGGACTGGGCAGCGCCGCCAACCTTCGACTGCAGTTCCGCCGAACCTACGCCACCACCCCGCTCGCCTATCGAAGCGCATTCCAACGACGCTGAGCGCTCGACCGACGGCATCCGGATCCAGCCGCGATCCAGGCGTCGACCCGGCCCGCTGCATCGCGACGCGACCCAGGGGTGATGGGTCGGCTCGCCGACGGCCGGCATCGGCCGGTAGTTTGCGTCCTCGTGAGGGATTTGACGCGCTTGGAAACGCCTCGGCTCGTGCTGCGCCACTGGACCGACGACGACCTGGATCCGATGGCCGCCATCAACGCCGATCCGGAGGTGATGCGCTGGATCCGCAACGGGCAGCCCCTCGACCGCGACGGCACCGCGGAACGTCTCGCCACCTGGCGCAGGCACTGGGACGAGCACGGTTTCGGCCTGTTCGCGCTCACCCTGCGCGACACCGGCGAGCTGGCCGGCTTCACCGGGCTGGCGGTTCCCACCTTCCTGCCGGAGATCCTGCCGAACGTGGAGATCGGCTGGCGCCTGGCCCGCCGGCACTGGGGCCGCGGCCTCGCCACCGAGGCGGCCCGGGCGGTGCTCGGGCACGCCCGCGACGACCTGGGCATGAAACACCTGGTCAGCATCCATCAGGTCGGCAACGAGGCGTCCGCCCGCGTCATGCTCAAGATCGGCATGCGCCTGGACCGGGAGACCAACGACCCGACCCACGGCACACCGCTGCGCGTCTACGCCATCGACCTGGCCGAGTAGCCGTCGAGGCCCCGGCGGACGCGGACCAGTTCGGCGGCGAGGTCCGGCGCCCGGCCGGCCAGATCCTCCAGCGAGGACCGGGTGTCCAGCAGACCGGTCCAGAGCACGCCGCGGCCACGTTCCAGCAGTTCCACGGCGCCGCCCGGATCCTGATTGGCCAGCGCGGCCGCGCTCGCCTGCGGGGCGGCGCCGGACCAGTTGCCCAGGGCCGTCTCCTGGCTGATCCGGCTGATGCCCCGCCAGGCCAGCGGGGCGAGCAGGCCGACCGCGTACGCGAACGCCGTCTGCACCTCGGGCAGGTCATCGAGCCATCGCGCCGCGTTCCCCCAGGTGGCGGCACCCTCGATGCGGGATTGCGCCGGCACCGCCGGGTGGTGTGCGGCCTCGCGGCCGTGGTCGCGGGCGACGGCCACCGTCGACGGGTCTCCGCGGTGCAGGCCGTCGGTCAGTAGCACCCCGGCCAGCACCGCGCGGAGCTGGGCGTGGTCGGGGGACGCCGGCTCCTCCCCGGCCAGGGCGTCCCGCAGGGCCGTGACCGCGGCGCGCAGATCCGCGTCGTCGTGGTACTCCCGCCAGCGCCGTTCCAGTGCCTGCCCCAGCGTGGTGAGAAACGACGACCGATACAGATCGTCGGCTGACGACACCTCGATCGCCTCACGGATCCGGTCGATCGCCTCCTCGAGGTGGGCGCGCTGTCCGGTGTGCTCGAACGCCGCGATCAGCGTGGCCGCCAGGTCGGTACGGAGCCGGCCGCCTTCGAAGTGACCGAGGTCCGGTCCGTCCATCGCCGCCGCGCGCCGCCCCACCGTGACGGCCTCGTCCAGGTCGCCCCGGGCCATCAGCAGTCGGCCGAGCCGGGAGAGCAGGCCGGCACGAGCGGTGTGGCCGTTGGCCCGTTCGACGGCGGTTCTCGACGCCTCGATCGCGTCGTCGAGGTCCGGCAGGTGACCGTGCAGGTCGTACCGGTTCTTGAGATGGGCGGACAGGTTGGCGGCGAACCGTGGATCCGGCTCGTCGTCGCCGGCCAGGGTGCGCCCGATGGCGATGGCCCGGTCGAGGTCCTCGGCCCGGCCGTCGCGGTGGAACCGCAGGACGAGAGCGGTGGCGAGATTGGCCGCGGCCACGCCGTACTCGATATGGGTTCGGGGAATCGCGTCGAGGATGTCGCGGAGCAGGCCGATGCCCTCGTCGAGGCCGTCCTCGCCGCCGGGCCGCTGCAACCTGGTGCGCAGGGTGATCTCCAGGAGGATGCTGCCGTACGAGCGGGTCAGCCCGGCCTTGGCGGTGACCGTGCGCATCAGGTCGGCCGCCGTCTCGATGTCGGCGGGGTCGCCGTACTGTTCGAAGCGCGCCGACAGGGCCATGGCCAGCTCCATCTGCGTGATCCAGCGGCCGATGCCCTCGACGGTCATCTGTGCCAGGGCCTGCCGGAGATTCACGATTCCCTCGGTGAGGTCCTCCGGTCGACCGTACGCATGGAATCTGAGCGTCAAGGCCGAGCCGAGCCGGCCGATCGCCTGCGCCCGGGTGACCAGCAGCGGATCGGGCCCGCGCAGCACCGCCCGCAGCAGGCCGACGGCCTCGTCCAACCGGCCGGCGTCCCGGAAACCGGCGGTCGCCAGGGCGTTCCCGAGCTGGTAGCGCAGCGCCGCCGCCTGGGTGGCGCGGCCGTCGACCATGCTCTCGGCCCGCCGTAGGACCGTGATCGCCTCGTGGATGCCGGCACCGCCGAGGTATCTCGCGGACGCCGTCAGGGTGGTGCCCAGCAGCAGGAGCCGCTCCACCACGTCACGGCGTGCGGGCTCGGCCGGATCCTCGCGGCGCAGCGCCCGGATCGCGTGGTCCAGGTCCTCCGGATCGCCGCCGATCTGGTAGGCGGCCAGGTAGGCGGCGCCGGTCGCGGTGGCGTGCACGGTCGCGGCGGCCGGACTCGGGCGGGTGCCGTCGAGCAGTGCCAGGGCCCGGCGGGCGTCGCCGAGATCGCCGCTGTGGTGGGTGGCCCGCACCGAGAGGATCATCGCGAGGATGATCCGGGGCTGCTCCTCGTCCTTCACCCCGGCGAGCAGTTCCACGGCCGCGTCGAGGTCGGCCCGGTCGCCGCGCTGGCGCAGCGCCTGCGCGCAGGCGGCGGCCAAACCGATCTCCAGGCCCGTCGGTGACGCCCGCAGCTCCGCGAACATGGCGAGGGACCGGTCCAGGTCGATGCGGTCGCCGTTGGCGAGAAACCGTCGCAGGTACGCCTGCCCGCCGGCCGCCAGCGCGCCGAGCCGGGCCACACCCCGGGTGGCCGCGGCGGCCTGCTCCGCCAGCGCCGCGGCCCGGTCGACGTCGGCGCGGCTGTCGGTCCGCGCCGACCGCAGCAGCAGGGCCTCGGCGAGAACCTGCAGCACGTCGGGATGTCGTTCCTCCGCGCTCAGCTCGTGGATCGCCAGCTCGACGTCGCCGGGATCCTCCGTGGCGATCAGGCATCGGGCGTACGCCGGAACGAGCTGCGCCCGCTCCCGGTGACCGGCCGGGATCGTGGCCAGCACGCTCGCGAGCAGCTCCCGCGCCTCGCCGACGGCCGCGGGGTCGCCGGTGGCCTCGGACAGCGACGCCAGCGAGAGCCCGAGCATGCTCGCCAGCGACGGCCGCTGCGGCGACCCGGGCGGCACCACGGCCAGGCATTCGCGCAGCAGGCCGATCTGTTCGCCGAGCTGTTCCGCGCTGGTCACCCCGACCGCCGTCCCGCGCAGGAACAGGGCGGTGGCGAGAAGATGCAGCACCGCCGGCGTACGCGGCTCGACCGGCCGCAGCAGGTCGACGGCGCGATCCAGCACGCCGATGTTCTGGCTGACGTAGTAGGCCGACACGTACGTCATGGCCGACGCGAGCGCCCATTCCGCATGATCCGGATCCGCCGGATCCGCCGCACCGAGGTCACCGGCCCGCCGCAGCACGCCGAGCGCCTCCCGCAGATCCCGCTCGTCGCCGGCGAGCATGAAACGGCCGGCAAGCAGATTCGCGATCAACAGCAAAACCTCGACCGACGGGGTACGCCCATCGCCGCCGATCGACCGCAGCCGCATCAGCAGCCGGTCCACCACGTGCCGGTCGCCGCGCCCGATCCCGTCCATGTACTCCCGGCGGATCTCAGCGAGGTCGATGTCCGGCGCCGGCATCGTTCCACTGTGCACATCCGCCGACCCGTCCGCCAGCCCCGCGGACGGGCTTGAGGGCCTCCGGTGCGGCGATGCAAGATCAACCGATCAGCCGTCTTCCGGGTGAGGTGCGGAGCCGGTGCCCCGCAGAAGCTCACCGATCTGCTGAGCGAGAGGTGTGAGCCCGACCTTGGTCGCTGCCGCGAGGCTCTTCTCCCATACCTTTCGGGCATCGTCCGGTTTTCCATAGGCGGTGAGAAGCACACCGAGGTTGGCTCCCACGACAGCAAGCCCGTCGGGCCGTCGCAAGCGATCGAAGATCTCGAACGCCTTGAGCATGTTGGACAACGCTGAGGGGAAGTCCTGGCGTTGCACCTGGATCTGCGATATGCCCCAGGTGGTGGTGGCGATGCCCTCCATGTCGTTCAGCCGTTCGGCCGCCGGCAGCACCATTTCGAGGCGGATACGGAGTGCTTCGTCGTAGTCGCCACGCTCGAAGAGGATCTCGGCGATTCTTTCCCAGTTGAGAGCGATGGCGCGGGTGTCGCCGAGTCGCTGGTAGACGGGTAGCTGGACCTCTTGGCGGATGCGGAGCGCATCATCGGACTCGCCACGCTGGTAGCGGATGTCGGCGATCTTTCCCCAGGTGACAGCGATGGCGCGGGTGTCGCCGAGTCGTTGGTAGACGGGGAGTTCGATTTCGTGGCGGATGCGGAATGCTTCGTCGAAGTCGCGGCGCTGGTAGCGGATGTCGGCGATCTTTCCCCACGTTATGGCGGTTTCGCGGGTGTCGCCGAGCCGTTGGTAGACGGGTAGCTCGATTTCGTGGCGGATGCGGAGCGCTTCGTCGTACTCGCCACGCTGGTAGCGGATGTCGGCGACAGCGCCCCAGGCGATGGCGGTGGAGCGGGTGTCGCCGAGTCGTTGGTAGACGGGTAGTTGGACCTCTTGGCGGATGCGGAGTGCTTCGTCGTACTCGCCACGCTGGTAGTGGATGTCGGCGATTCGTCCCCAGGCGATGGCGATGGCGCGGGTGTCGCCGAGTCGTTGGTAGACGGGGAGTTCGATTTCGTGGCGGATGCGGAGCGCTTCGTCGTAGCCGCCACGGAGGAAGAGGATCTCGGCCAGATCCCCCCACGCCGTTGCCGCCTCACGTTCGGATCCCGCGGTGGTGAACATTTCGCGGGCCTGGTTCAGCAACTGTTCGGCCTGTTCCAGCGCACCCCGGGTGATCAGGAGCTTGGCGTGTTCGCCAGTGACTCTGGCGTGGGTCAACGGGTCGGCCGCTTCACCTTGGGCCGTGACCTGCTGGACCGCCTGCTCGGAAAGCGCGACCGCCGTGTCACCGTCGCCGCTGATCTGTGCCGCGTCAGCAACATTGCGCAACAACCAGACCGGCGCAGACCTGGCGCACCGGTCGAGCACGGCGAGAGCCTGCTGCCCGAGCGCAAGCGCCTGCTCCGCCGGGCCCGCAAGCAGAGCCCGCACCGCGTCCCCGGAGCACAGCGCGACCACCGTCGGGTCCTCAGCCATCACCGCCAGCCGGGTGAGTTGTAGATCCAAGGCGGCGTTCCAGGTTGGTTGCTCGTCGGTGCCACCCCACGCGGTCAGCAGAGGCCGGACCACCGCAGTCGCGAGTTCGACCTGTTCAGCATCCGTCAGCGGGGTGAGCCGGCCGGCGGCCAGGGCGTTGACCGCGGCAGCGGTCGCCCGCTGATCGCGGGCGTCGGAGAAGGTGTCGGCCAGCCCGAGACCGCAGAGCCGCCGCACCGACCCGAGGGTGCGGCTTTCCAGCAGGTCGGTGACGGCCGCGGGCATCGGCAGTTCGAAGAGGGTCAGCGCTCGCAGCAGGGCGATGTGGGCGGCCCCGGCCTGCTCGATCAGCGCATCCAGAGCCAGGTTCTCCACGAATGCGCGGATCTCGGTGTCCGCCGGTAGATCGCCACGATCGAGGTAGCTCTCGATGTCGGTGACCGCCTGTTCGGCCCGGGCCAGGTCGACCTGCGGGCTGTAGACCAGCCGCAACACGACCAGATCCTGTAGGCCGGGGTTGCCCCGGCTCACCGCCACCGCCCGTGCCGCCAATGCGGTCCGCGTCAGCCGCAATCGTTCGGACGGCACGGCCTGCTGCCGCACCGCCAGCTTCCGTCGCGCCACCTCGGTCAACGGCGCCAACTGCACTCGCTCCAAACGATCCGGCAGTCCGTCGAGCGTGAACACGAACCGGCTGGTCAGGATCAATCGGCTGTCACCCCGTTCCGGGTCGAACGCCCGCAGTACCGCCGCCAGCACCGGCGCATGGCGGCCGGACACCCGGTGCGGGCCTTCCTCCTGTGGCTCGAGGACTTGTTCGAGGTCGTCGATGATCAGCAGTAGCGGCCGTTGCCCGTCGCTGCCGGGCTGGGAACAGGGGCCGGACAGCAGATCCACCAGCAGCCACCGCAACGCCTCCGGCTGGTCGCGCACCTCGGCCCGTTTCGCCTCGATCAACGACCGGGCCGCCGCGTTGTCCTCCACCGCTGCCGCGATCGCCTCCAGAATCCCCATCGCGGTGTAGTCGCCGAACACCACCGCCACCGCGCGGTCGCCGAACCGGTCCGCCAACCGTGCCGCCAGACTCGACTTGCCCAACCGGCCCTGGCCGTGCAGCAGCACCCCGGCGTGCTCGTTGCCGCGCAGCGCTCGCAACGCCCGCCGCATCTCCCGGCGCCGGCCGACGAACATCTCCGCCGTGGCCACCGGCACGTGCCGGCGCTTGAGGTCCAGGAACGTCTTCGTGCCGTGCAACGCCGACGTCCACTGCCGCTTGCGTGTTCCGGCGACCACCGGCCCGCCGCCGGCCGGGCCCAGCCAGATCCGGGCCAGGTGCCAATCCGCCCGCAATCGCGGCTGCTCACAGGCCAGCAGTTTGCGGCGAGCGTCACCGACCGCCGTGGCCAGGTCCAGCCGTCGCCCCAGGCGCTCGTAGAGATGTCGCGCGAACAGGGTCGCGGCGCCGTCGGTGACCGACCCGTCCCAGCCGACCACGGCGGGCACCCCGGCGCGCACCAGGCTGGTGGACAGCGAATGCGCCACCGGCACCACCTCGATGGTGCCGGCATCGCTGTCGGGCGGCTTGCCGGGGGAGCGGTGATCCTCGCCGGGAGGCAGGTAGCCTTCCGCGTCCGCCGGGGTCGCGGTCAGGCACGCCGAGACGAACATCAACCGTGGCATCACCGACAACCGGCCGATGAGATCGGGCGCCGTCACCGGCAGGCCGTCGCCGACCTCGTCCTCCATCATCAGCACCGGCACCCGAGGTCCGTCCGGAGACGTCGGCCAGCTGTTCACACCGTGGCAGGACAGATGCAGCACCGGAAGCCCGCCGAGGTCGGCCCACCGCAGGCCCAGCTGCTCCGGATCGCCGGTGTCCTCCACCACCAGGTCTGCCCGGGTATCGCCGACCGCGGTGAGGATGGCCGACTCCTCGGCCTCGAAGTCGAGTTCCCGCTGCCGGTGCGGGGCCGAGGCCATGAACATCAACCCCAGCCGGTACTCGTCAAGCGGTGTAGCGTCCGTCGGCGTCCCCAGGCGGCGAACCACCTCGAACCGGCGTATCCCGTCGGCAGCCAGGAATCCGGTCTGGTCGGCCAGTACCTCCCACGGCGCGCGTAGCACCGCCCACCCGGCCGTCGACGGCGACTGCGGCGCCCGAACCTCGAACACGAGCGGTGCCGTCACCTGTTCCAAACAGGTGCTCAACCGTCCTCGGCCGCCGTCGATCCAGTCGAACAGCTCCCGGCCCAGCTCTACGAGAACCGCATCGTCGGAGCCCGCATGCACCGCGTCCACATACCGGCCGGCGACATCGAGCAGCAACTTGACGTCAGGGGCGCCCAGTGGCCGTCGGGCACCCACCGGCACGCCGTCGACCAGCACTTCGAAGCCGGCGTCATCCAGAACCAGACCGGTAGTCACTCCGCGTAGTCCTCCTCACCCGACGCGGTCAGCACGGTGGGCCCACCGGGTCGTCACCTTTACCTGGCGAACAGACGTGAGCCGGGCTGTTCGGCGCCTCGCCGGGTGTGGCGGCCGGAGTGAGGATGTCGCTGGGATCGAACCGCTGGCCAGCGGCGTACGTAGACGCCTTCTGTTCGGGTCCATGTGACGAAAGGATTGCTGTGAACACGGTGGTTCTGGTGTTCGATCGCACTGATGTCGGATTGCGTCACATCGCGGGCGCGTTCGGTGAAGCGGCCTTCGTCGCCGGCAAAGTGGCCACAATCGAGCCGCCCGGAGGGCGGATGTACGTCTGTGAGATGTCCCCGATCGAGGAGGGGATCTTCGATGAATGGCCGCCGGAGAGGATTCCTGCCGTCCCGAAGGTCTTCTCGGTCGATTATCGGGAGACCGAGGCCGTGGAGGACCTGGTCAAAGGGCTCGCACCGCATCACGAATTCTGGATCGACAGCAATTTCGGCCGAGTTTATTCGCGGGATGAATTCCTGTCCGTGGCCGCCGATCCGGCCCAGCATTGGTGGAGTTACGACGACGAATCGTCGACGTGACTCTCTGTCAGGACTCCGGCGATCGCGTTTGCGGTCAGCGCGACGGATTCGAGGCGGTCGGCGATCCTCGTCGACTGGTGAGCGACGATCAGCTCATCGGCCCGCGCCTGCTCGGCGAACGCGGTGAGGTACTCCCGGACCTCGTCCGGGGTGCCCACCGCCGTGTAGGTCAGCATCGAGGCGAGCTGCCGGCCGTTCGGCGTCGTCAGGAAGGCGTCGATCTCCTCGTCGGAGTAGTCCCCTTTGACCAGGCCCCGGACCAGGATGCGGCGGGTGGCCTCGAACCGCTGCCGCGCCTCCTCGGACGAGGGGGCGGCCACCACGTTCACCCCGGCTATGACGTACGGCTCCGCCAGCTGCGCCGACGGGGTGAACTCGCTGCGGTAGAGCGCGACCGCCTCATGCAGCAGACCGGGCGAGAAGTGCGAGGCGAAGGCGTACGGCAGACCGTACGCGGCGGCGAGCCGGGCGCCGAACAGCGACGAGCCCAGGATGTACAGCGGCACGTTCGTCCCGGCGCCCGGCGTGGCCCGTACGCCCTCGACCGCTGACTCGTCGCCGAGATAGCCCTGCAACTCGCGAATGTCCTGCGGGAAGCTCTCCGCCGACATCGGGGTCCGGCGCATCGCCCGCATCGTGACCTGGTCGCTGCCGGGGGCACGGCCGAGGCCCAGGTCGATCCGGCCCGGGTGGAGCGAGGCCAGGGTGCCGAACTGCTCGGCGATCACCAGCGGGGAGTGGTTGGGCAGCATGATGCCGCCCGCACCGAGACGGATCGTGGAGGTGTGGCCGGCGACGTGCCCGATCAGCAGACTCGTGGCACTCGAGGCGATCCGGGCCATGTTGTGATGCTCGGCGTACCAGACCCGCTCGTAACCGGACCTCTCGGCAGCCTGCGCGAGGGCGACGGAATTCGCGATGGCCTGCGCCACCGTTTCACCGGGA includes these proteins:
- a CDS encoding GNAT family N-acetyltransferase, yielding METPRLVLRHWTDDDLDPMAAINADPEVMRWIRNGQPLDRDGTAERLATWRRHWDEHGFGLFALTLRDTGELAGFTGLAVPTFLPEILPNVEIGWRLARRHWGRGLATEAARAVLGHARDDLGMKHLVSIHQVGNEASARVMLKIGMRLDRETNDPTHGTPLRVYAIDLAE
- a CDS encoding GlxA family transcriptional regulator; this translates as MREESAIHRVAVLALPPVVAFDAAIATQVFGHEGYGRYEAVLCSLQAGPVPTTTPGFGITVAAGLEAVAAADTVIVPGFRRGPAPAAALDALRAAHQRGARIVSICSGAFALAQAGLLDGRRATTHWAHAGDLAREHPAVYVDPAVLYVDEGTVLTSAGLAAGLDLCLYLIGLDHGQSAAIQRARQMVTALHRTGGQAQYSLAGATAAGERLTSVTQWALANLHQSITVADLARQAMQSTRTLSRAFATELGTSPRAWLIAARLRKACTLLETGDLTVEEIARRTGLGSAANLRLQFRRTYATTPLAYRSAFQRR
- a CDS encoding DJ-1/PfpI family protein, with protein sequence MRIEIIVFDGFDELDAFGPFEVLSSAGFDVELVAVRKPGPVRSMRGIRLDIPGVLGRPDGVIVVGGGWVNRAEEGAWAQAQRGVLPERLADAAGSARWTASVCTGGMLLAAAGLLTGRSATTNRNAYNELRAYGVNVIEQRVVDDGDRVTAGALSAGMDLGLWLTERELGAERAAEVATGIDFSLRSPVWKAGVICHHQSHWAQ
- a CDS encoding tetratricopeptide repeat protein, giving the protein MTTGLVLDDAGFEVLVDGVPVGARRPLGAPDVKLLLDVAGRYVDAVHAGSDDAVLVELGRELFDWIDGGRGRLSTCLEQVTAPLVFEVRAPQSPSTAGWAVLRAPWEVLADQTGFLAADGIRRFEVVRRLGTPTDATPLDEYRLGLMFMASAPHRQRELDFEAEESAILTAVGDTRADLVVEDTGDPEQLGLRWADLGGLPVLHLSCHGVNSWPTSPDGPRVPVLMMEDEVGDGLPVTAPDLIGRLSVMPRLMFVSACLTATPADAEGYLPPGEDHRSPGKPPDSDAGTIEVVPVAHSLSTSLVRAGVPAVVGWDGSVTDGAATLFARHLYERLGRRLDLATAVGDARRKLLACEQPRLRADWHLARIWLGPAGGGPVVAGTRKRQWTSALHGTKTFLDLKRRHVPVATAEMFVGRRREMRRALRALRGNEHAGVLLHGQGRLGKSSLAARLADRFGDRAVAVVFGDYTAMGILEAIAAAVEDNAAARSLIEAKRAEVRDQPEALRWLLVDLLSGPCSQPGSDGQRPLLLIIDDLEQVLEPQEEGPHRVSGRHAPVLAAVLRAFDPERGDSRLILTSRFVFTLDGLPDRLERVQLAPLTEVARRKLAVRQQAVPSERLRLTRTALAARAVAVSRGNPGLQDLVVLRLVYSPQVDLARAEQAVTDIESYLDRGDLPADTEIRAFVENLALDALIEQAGAAHIALLRALTLFELPMPAAVTDLLESRTLGSVRRLCGLGLADTFSDARDQRATAAAVNALAAGRLTPLTDAEQVELATAVVRPLLTAWGGTDEQPTWNAALDLQLTRLAVMAEDPTVVALCSGDAVRALLAGPAEQALALGQQALAVLDRCARSAPVWLLRNVADAAQISGDGDTAVALSEQAVQQVTAQGEAADPLTHARVTGEHAKLLITRGALEQAEQLLNQAREMFTTAGSEREAATAWGDLAEILFLRGGYDEALRIRHEIELPVYQRLGDTRAIAIAWGRIADIHYQRGEYDEALRIRQEVQLPVYQRLGDTRSTAIAWGAVADIRYQRGEYDEALRIRHEIELPVYQRLGDTRETAITWGKIADIRYQRRDFDEAFRIRHEIELPVYQRLGDTRAIAVTWGKIADIRYQRGESDDALRIRQEVQLPVYQRLGDTRAIALNWERIAEILFERGDYDEALRIRLEMVLPAAERLNDMEGIATTTWGISQIQVQRQDFPSALSNMLKAFEIFDRLRRPDGLAVVGANLGVLLTAYGKPDDARKVWEKSLAAATKVGLTPLAQQIGELLRGTGSAPHPEDG
- a CDS encoding LLM class flavin-dependent oxidoreductase, with protein sequence MTRTAQAGLRLSILDLAPIAPGETVAQAIANSVALAQAAERSGYERVWYAEHHNMARIASSATSLLIGHVAGHTSTIRLGAGGIMLPNHSPLVIAEQFGTLASLHPGRIDLGLGRAPGSDQVTMRAMRRTPMSAESFPQDIRELQGYLGDESAVEGVRATPGAGTNVPLYILGSSLFGARLAAAYGLPYAFASHFSPGLLHEAVALYRSEFTPSAQLAEPYVIAGVNVVAAPSSEEARQRFEATRRILVRGLVKGDYSDEEIDAFLTTPNGRQLASMLTYTAVGTPDEVREYLTAFAEQARADELIVAHQSTRIADRLESVALTANAIAGVLTESHVDDSSS